Proteins encoded by one window of Pelmatolapia mariae isolate MD_Pm_ZW linkage group LG14, Pm_UMD_F_2, whole genome shotgun sequence:
- the LOC134641040 gene encoding uncharacterized protein LOC134641040 — MHQNIPRHAFTPVLHQSSSILPNPALMGPQDRNFNTNLPGQTMRAFFAPITASHRATTRSFNSTIRGRWGALHVCIAWKIYYHKQLKKLQQMHSSQQELTPECPASSPSASVQQKELHQPCAHPCSGGSKSETTSCDSFVSDLQTPPPVSTHSRANREKLDCEKQDQHSTPDKKEKHQIHQSSPTKDLPHKEKFRELIVTSDLDGRHSGSLDRKRQFECEGINKAKRMRHEMFNSPFGSSQTLQYYPSPFISTYTHPPAHNMQVQHTNMSDCSFLYPNSIRFNASYPGTKPHPCQTSSWETMRDTHSFHFRKHTLKDYSLNTCKAIRKPLVARGITSPLYFLRGRETLLSREVSTPLQTPAASYWLSSNAALGP; from the exons ATGCATCAGAACATCCCCCGGCATGCCTTCACTCCCGTCCTGCACCAGTCCTCAAGCATCCTGCCAAATCCAGCATTGATGGGACCTCAGGACAGAAAT TTTAACACAAACCTGCCCGGACAAACAATGAGGGCTTTCTTTGCACCCATCACAGCCTCGCACAGAGCAACAACTAGATCCTTTAACTCAACA ATACGAGGGAGATGGGGCGCACTGCACGTGTGTATTGCATGGAAAATTTACTACCACAAACAACTCAAG aaattgcaacaaatgCACAGCAGTCAACAGGAGCTGACACCTGAGTGTCCTGCTAGCAGTCCCTCTGCCTCTGTGCAACAAAAGGAACTACACCAGCCGTGTGCACACCCATGTTCAG GTGGAAGCAAGAGTGAAACTACAAGCTGTGACAGTTTTGTCTCTGACCTTCAAACGCCTCCACCAGTGTCTACCCACAGCCGTGCGAACAGGGAGAAACTTGACTGTGAGAAGCAGGACCAGCACTCAACACCTGATAAGAAAGAGAAACACCAGATCCACCAATCTAGCCCAACAAAGGATTTACCTCATAAAGAGAAGTTCAGGGAATTAATAGTCACTTCTGACCTTGATGGCAGACACAGCGGATCGCTTGACAGGAAGAGGCAGTTTGAGTGTGAAGGCATCAACAAAGCGAAGAGAATGAGGCACGAAATGTTCAACAGTCCATTTGGTTCTTCTCAGACTTTGCAGTATTATCCATCTCCATTCATCTCAACTTATACACATCCACCAGCACACAACATGCAAGTGCAACACACTAACATGAGTGATTGCTCTTTCCTGTATCCTAACAGCATTAGATTTAATGCGTCTTATCCAGGCACCAAGCCGCATCCCTGCCAAACTTCTTCATGGGAGACAATGAGGGACACACACAGTTTCCATTTTAGGAAACACACCCTTAAAGACTACTCGCTGAATACCTGCAAGGCAATCAGGAAACCTCTTGTAGCAAGAGGTATCACGTCACCTCTTTATTTCCTTCGAGGGAGGGAGACACTTCTGTCGAGAGAAGTGTCAACACCGCTGCAGACGCCAGCGGCCTCATACTGGCTTTCTAGCAATGCAGCATTGGGACCCTGA
- the zgc:112083 gene encoding histone H4 transcription factor, producing MMTTKRLGNFEVVCEWGSCSFTGRSMEELSDHMCLHLKDYLGDNDALEELDEYACLWNGCEFLSMGSPAELEVHAYFHNYHGKLKFIGSQLLKSRPDLPSCNQGMHSNNLVPEGSDGYVCQWEQCDCTFNNPEWFYRHVDNHIESAEPQSLPQQQQALFCQWAGCDAFFKIRYRLREHMRSHTQERLVACPTCGSMFSSNTKLFDHLHRQAEPVETLVCEHCGKAFSSERLLRDHVRQHVNQVKCPFCDMTCTTLAALKIHIRFRHCDERPFPCDFCDKRFKNQRDLQKHTEVHNEGTMYSCTVEGCDYTCHTFQTMSQHFKRVHEDGGMAKYKCHICDKVFSWCYTLTLHLRKKHELKWPSGHSRFRYRKDVDGFLKLNMVRFETVEVTKEIMKNMAKKPQSLQKSSQDESAAVTPESGRSSPTGSSSPSSSSSYSSEFSGGEDMSSQASPRGSDSPVYCVMSTIPHIEDESAGLMQEDCDGFGASGAVQALTEVARGLGMDVV from the exons ATGATGACAACAAAGAGACTCGGGAACTTTGAGGTGGTCTGTGAGTGGGGTTCGTGCAGTTTCACGGGCCGCTCCATGGAGGAGCTCAGCGACCACATGTGTCTGCATTTGAAGGACTACCTGGGGGACAACGATGCCCTGGAGGAGCTGG ATGAATATGCTTGTCTCTGGAATGGATGTGAATTTCTATCCATGGGTAGCCCTGCAGAGCTGGAGGTCCATGCTTATTTCCACAACTACCATGGGAAGCTCAAGTTCATTGGGTCACAGCTGCTCAAGTCCCGTCCAGATCTTCCCAGCTGCAATCAAGGCATGCACAGCAACAATCTGGTTCCTGAAGGATCAGACGGATATGTTTGCCAGTGGGAGCAATGTGAT tgtaCATTTAATAATCCTGAGTGGTTCTATCGACATGTGGACAACCACATAGAAAGTGCTGAACCACAGTCTCTGCCTCAACAACAGCAGGCGCTCTTCTGCCAGTGGGCAG GCTGCGACGCCTTTTTCAAAATCAGGTACCGTTTGAGGGAACATATGCGGAGCCATACTCAGGAGCGACTTGTCGCCTGTCCTACGTGTGGCAGCATGTTCTCCAGCAACACAAAGCTGTTTGACCACCTGCACAGGCAAGCTGAGCCAGTAG AGACGCTGGTTTGTGAACACTGTGGGAAAGCTTTTTCCAGCGAGAGGCTTTTGAGGGATCATGTTCGTCAGCATG TGAATCAGGTGAAGTGCCCCTTTTGTGACATGACCTGCACCACTTTGGCTGCTCTGAAGATCCACATCAGGTTCCGCCATTGTGATGAGCGTCCGTTCCCGTGCGACTTCTGTGACAAAAG ATTTAAGAACCAGCGCGATCTGCAGAAGCACACAGAGGTTCACAATGAGGGCACCATGTACAGCTGTACAGTGGAGGGTTGTGATTATACTTGTCATACGTTCCAAACAATGAGCCAGCACTTCAAGAGAGTCCATGAG GATGGGGGAATGGCTAAATATAAATGCCATATCTGTGATAAGGTGTTCTCTTGGTGTTACACTCTTACACTTCACCTTCGTAAGAAGCACGAGCTGAAGTGGCCCTCTGGACATTCCCGCTTTAG GTACAGGAAGGATGTCGATGGTTTCCTGAAGTTAAATATGGTGCGCTTTGAGACTGTTGAAGTGACAAAGGAGATCATGAAGAACATGGCCAAGAAGCCTCAGAGCCTTCAGAAAAGCAGTCAGGACGAGAGCGCTGCTGTCACGCCGGAGAGCGGCCGAAGCTCTCCCACAGGATCCTCCTCgccctcctccagctcctcctaCTCCTCAGAGTTCTCAGGAGGTGAGGACATGTCGTCTCAGGCCAGCCCCAGAGGCAGCGACTCTCCTGTCTACTGTGTGATGAGCACCATTCCTCACATTGAGGACGAGTCTGCAGGACTGATGCAGGAGGACTGTGATGGTTTTGGGGCTTCCGGAGCCGTCCAGGCTCTGACAGAGGTTGCGAGGGGCCTCGGCATGGATGTGGTTTAA